ATCGCGCCGCCGAAGTAGCCGGCGGCGAGCCCGGCGAGGATGCCGATGGTCGCGGACAGGATCACGGCCGACACGCCGACGATGAGCGAGATGCGCCCCCCGTAGATCACCCGCGAGAGGAGATCGCGCCCAACTTGGTCCGTGCCCAGCAGGTGGTCGGACGTCCCGCCCGCCATCCACGCCGGCGGCGACAGTCGATGGCGAATGTCCACCACGAGTGGATCGTGCGGGGCGAGCAGTGGCGCGAGAATCGCGCTGAGCACGATGACGAGCAGAATGGCGGCGGCGGCCACGCCGAAGCGCAGGCGCCGGAGCCGCCGGAGCAGGGGGGATCCCCGCTCGGCGTGAGGGGCGGCCTCGCTGGGCTGGAGGGCGACCTCGGGTGGGGCGCCGATCGCGTCGCTCACGCGCCGGCCCGGATGCGGGGGTCGATGAAGCCGACGATCACGTCGACCACCAGATTCACCAGCACGATGATGAGCGCGAGGAGCACCACCGCGCACTGCACCACGGGGAAGTCCTGGTTGCGGATGGAGTCCACGGTGAGGCTGGCCACGCCCGGCCACGCGAAGACGGTCTCGGTGATGATGGCCCCGCCCAGGAGCTGGCCGAACTGGAGCCCCAGAACGGTGATGACGGGGATGGACGCGTTCCGGAAGGCGTGCTTCCACACCACGCGGCGCTCCGCCACGCCCTTGGAGCGCGCGGTCTTGATGTAGTCCATGCTCATCACCTCGATCATCCCCGAGCGGACCAGGCGCATGGTGATGGGCGCGAACGCCATCCCCAGGCAGAGGGACGGCATGAGGAAGTGCTGCCACGTGCCGTAGCCGGAGGCGGGGAGGAGCTTCATCCGTACCGAGAGGATGATGATGAGCATGATGCCGAACCAGAAGAGTGGCAGAGCCTGGCCGGCGGTAGCGATCACCGTGCAGAGCGTGTCCACGATCGAGTGACGGCGCAGGGCGGCGAGCGTGCCGAGCGGGATCGCGATGAGGAGCGCGACGGCGAGGCCAGCGAAGGTCAGGTAGATGGTGGGCGGCATGCGCTCCATCACGAGCGGGAAGGCGGGGACGTCGCCGTACCACGAGCGGCCGAAGTCGCCGCGCACCGCATTGCTCGCGAAGGTCCAGTACTGGACGTAGATGGGGCGGTCGAGCCCCAGCAGGTGCCGATAGCGCTCGAACTCTTCCTTGCCGGCGTTCTGGGGCAGGAGGAGGAGGACGGGGTCGCCGATGACATGGAGGATGGCGAAGGACAGGATGGAGATGCCGATCACCACCACGACGAGCTGGGCGAGCTGGCGCGCGAGGTAGCGTCGCATCAACGAGGAGACGGCGCCCGCTCACTCACGGCCGCCGCGCCCCCTCGTGCGTGGAGGCGGGCGGCCGGGAGCGGCAACAACACGGGCGCCGGAAGCAGCCTACTTTTTCCGAGGAGTGGCGAGGAAGAGCCGGTCCACCTCGTCGGCGGGCGCGGTGTACTCCACGCGGTTGCTGATGCCCCACACGCCGCGCAGCCCCCACTTGTAGAGGTAGGCGGCGTCGTCGAAGAGGAGCTTCTGGGCCTTCACGTATATCTCGGTGCGCTTCTTCGCGTCGAGGGTGGACCGGCCGGTGGCGATCAGGTCGTCCAGCTCCTTGTTGCAGTAGTAGCTGTACGACTCGCCGCACTTGAACACGTCGTAGAGGATGGCGTCGGCGTCGAACACCGAGTAGTAGCCCCACGACCAGTTGAACATCGGGCCGCCCTTGCCTTCCTTGATTCGCGCCACCAGCACGGTGTTGTCGCCGATGTAATTGCGCTTCACGCGGAAGCCGGCCTTGGCCATGTCGGCCACGATGGCGTCGTTGGTCTGCTGGATGGCGGGCTCGACGATGGGCGGGCCCTCGTGGAACACGATGTCCACGCCGTTGGGATAGCCGGCTTCGGTGAGGAGCTTCTTGGCCGCGGCGAGGTCTTGCTTGTACGGCTTGAGGTTCGGGTCCCAGCCGAAGGCCATGGGATTGATGCCGGTGGCCACCCGGTCGCCCAGCCCGTTCAGCACGTGCTTGATAATCCCGTCCGAGTCCACCGCGAGATTGGCGGCCTGCCGCACCTTCCGGTCCGTGAAGGGATTGGGCCCGCCTCGCGCGGCCTGGTCGAGCTGTAGCATGGCGGTGCGGAGGATGGGTGAGGTGCCGGTGCGGGCGACCCCCGACTTCTCGATCACGTCCATCTGGTCCGGCGGCACCGCCTTGATCACGTCCACGCCGCCGGAGAGGAGCTCGGCGATCTCCGTGGCCTTCTCGGGGATGATGCGGATGCGGAGGTACTTGTAGTAGGGCTTGGGGCCCCAGTAGTCGTCGTTCCGGACGAGCAGATGCTCTTGCTTCCGGCTCCACTTCACGAGCTTGTAGGGGCCGGTGCCGATCGGATTCTCTGCCATCCACTGGTCGCCCTTCTCGCGGATCACCTTCTCGGACTGCATCACCTGGGCGGTGAGGCGCTCGACGAAGAGCGGGTAGGGGCCGTCGGTCTTGAAGCGCACCGTGTAGTCGTCCACCACCTCCACGCTCTTGATCTTGGCGTGGTTGCCGCGGGCGGTCATCTTCCGCGCGGGATCGAGCACGCGGTCGAAGGTGGCCTTGACGTCCTTCGCGGTGAAGGGGGTGCCGTCGTGGAACTTGACGCCCTGGCGCAGCTTCACTTCCCAGGTGGTGTCGTCGATGTTCTTCCACGAGGTGGCGAGATTCGGGCCCACCCGCCGCGTCTTGAGGTCGCGCGTGGCGAGATGGTCGAACGCGTGATAGCCGAGGATGATCGCCTCGCGCAGCACCGACGCGGGTGGATCCCACGAGTCGATGTCGGACTGCAGCGAGTAGACGATGGTGTCTTCCTTGGTCTGCGCGCTCGCCGGCCCGGGCACGACGAGGGCGACGGCGAGGAGCAGCGCGAATCCGGGGACCGCGGCGCGGCGCATGGCGACCTCCTTCTTCAGCAGGGCGGAAGGGACGGTGCGGTCGGGCAAGAGGGCCACATACTAGCGACGGCCCAAGGGGTTGTCAAACCACGTGCGCGCGCCGCGGGGCGCGCCTGCCCACGTCGCGGAGCGCGACGGCGGAGCAGGGCGCCCGCGGCGGTGTCCGGCTAGCGCGTGTGACGCTCGAGGGCAGAGAGCACGGCCCGGAGGGAGGCGGTGATGATGTTCGGGTGCTCGCCCACGCCCCAGCGGAGCACGCCGTCGCGGCCGGTGGTTTCCACGTAGGCGGCGGCCCGGGCGCCCGCGCCCTGGCCGAGCGCGTGCTCGGCGTAATCGACCACGTCCAGCTCGACGCCGAGGCCGCGGCGGAGGGCGTCGACGAACGCGGCGATGGGCCCGTTGCCGGCGCCGGTGACGGTCTTGGCCTCTCCGCGCACCACGAGGTCGGCGGTGATGCGGGTCCCTTCGCCGCCGTCCTCCGACTTGAGCTCGTGCCCGCGCAGTGTGTAGAGGGGCGTGGTCGGGAGGTATTCCTTCTGGAACGCGGTCCACATGTCGGCGGGGCTGATCTCGGTCCCGCTGTCCTCGGTGATGGCCTGGATGGTCTTGGAGAACTCGATCTGGAGGCGCCGGGGCAGGTCGAAGCCGTGCTCCATCTTCATGATGAAGGCGACCCCGCCCTTGCCAGACTGACTGTTGACGCGGATCACCGCTTCGTAGGTGCGCCCGACGTGCTTGGGATCGATGGGGAGATACGGCACCTCCCAGACGTCGTAGCCCTTGGGCAGGGCCTCCATGCCCTTCTTGATCGCGTCCTGGTGGGAGCCCGAGAACGCGGTGTAGACG
This Candidatus Methylomirabilota bacterium DNA region includes the following protein-coding sequences:
- a CDS encoding ABC transporter permease, whose protein sequence is MRRYLARQLAQLVVVVIGISILSFAILHVIGDPVLLLLPQNAGKEEFERYRHLLGLDRPIYVQYWTFASNAVRGDFGRSWYGDVPAFPLVMERMPPTIYLTFAGLAVALLIAIPLGTLAALRRHSIVDTLCTVIATAGQALPLFWFGIMLIIILSVRMKLLPASGYGTWQHFLMPSLCLGMAFAPITMRLVRSGMIEVMSMDYIKTARSKGVAERRVVWKHAFRNASIPVITVLGLQFGQLLGGAIITETVFAWPGVASLTVDSIRNQDFPVVQCAVVLLALIIVLVNLVVDVIVGFIDPRIRAGA
- a CDS encoding ABC transporter substrate-binding protein, whose product is MRRAAVPGFALLLAVALVVPGPASAQTKEDTIVYSLQSDIDSWDPPASVLREAIILGYHAFDHLATRDLKTRRVGPNLATSWKNIDDTTWEVKLRQGVKFHDGTPFTAKDVKATFDRVLDPARKMTARGNHAKIKSVEVVDDYTVRFKTDGPYPLFVERLTAQVMQSEKVIREKGDQWMAENPIGTGPYKLVKWSRKQEHLLVRNDDYWGPKPYYKYLRIRIIPEKATEIAELLSGGVDVIKAVPPDQMDVIEKSGVARTGTSPILRTAMLQLDQAARGGPNPFTDRKVRQAANLAVDSDGIIKHVLNGLGDRVATGINPMAFGWDPNLKPYKQDLAAAKKLLTEAGYPNGVDIVFHEGPPIVEPAIQQTNDAIVADMAKAGFRVKRNYIGDNTVLVARIKEGKGGPMFNWSWGYYSVFDADAILYDVFKCGESYSYYCNKELDDLIATGRSTLDAKKRTEIYVKAQKLLFDDAAYLYKWGLRGVWGISNRVEYTAPADEVDRLFLATPRKK